The Arachis ipaensis cultivar K30076 chromosome B03, Araip1.1, whole genome shotgun sequence region GGAATGGATTAAATATTTGACGAAAGGACAAACGAAATTAATGTTAAATCTTTAGGagattaatttgattaaaaaaattatttgaaaacaaAAATGTCGATCGAACAATCTTTTGGACAATTTGACCGTTAACCCATTTATATAAAGGGTATAACAATTTAAACAAGAGCAATGTTATATAACtaactaaatttattattttttactaatattttgttaacaaaaatatttttatactaatttttaaattttaaaccctTTATCTTAAATCTTAATAATATAACGATAAAGTATTgacttaaaatattaattaatattgatCAAAAGTATTAgtctctaatatatttttttaaacaaaaaatattagtCACACAACCATTTATATAATTTTGTATGGGCTGTTTGCTAAAATTTTGTTTTCGTCATTACAATACTCACACACCTAATTATTAAGCTTTATTCTAGTTTTAGCTGGAATTGGAACTTAATGCAGCTTTTTAAAAAGTTGTCAAATCTATCATCTGAACTAAACCTAAGCTCTATAGTGATGAGATTTAATAACCATTTCATGCAACCATTTATATAATTTTGCACGAACACTTTGATAACTTCTTTTAATTATTACACTACTGGGTATCCGCTCACTCACACTCGGTGACGGAGTTAGACCATAACAGAGACAATTATCTATATACATATTTGTTATTAGTTTTTTAAAAACTCAATGGGAAAATTGCCACACTAgaacactttttaattttaatatggagAGGAAAATGGAATAGGATCGCGTTATCGAGAACATGCATGCTTTACCTGCATGTAGTGTCAGGAATGAACTAATCGGACGGAGCGAGTTGAGTGAAGGTAATCTGACGGTCCGATTTAAGGGAAATAAATCAGACCGTCTGATTTGTGAAATCCTCGCCACGTCTCGTGCATGCGTTTCTCCCCACAACGGTGCCTCTTATATCAACATGTCTCTTCCTACACCAACTCACTCACTCCGAAGTCACTTTCACCTTGAACCCCCACCAGCAATCccattctctcttcttcttcttcttcagcaactccagaactccttcttcttctacttgtatgaaaaaaaattacaatgcCAAAGAAACAAAAATGTAAAGATATTGATCGTTGGTAGCGCAGAATTACACTTCGCACTAAtgaatcagcaagtgcactgtatcgtccaagtaatacctgagtgagtcagggtcgatcccatgaagattgtgatttgaagcaagctatggttatcttgtagatcttagttaggcggataaaagatttgtttttttgtttaattcgcatgaaaataaaataaataaaacgttactcagttgatggtgaatgcaatgatatgaagatggttaaggcttggagatgctttgttcttctggatcaatctggtcttattgtcttcttcaactgtgaatggtttcttctatggcaggttgtatgtgatcaacgcctttcttaagggatcgccaatactcctccagatctgaaccccagggttagtgaggatccagtctgattgagggtgaagctcctgcagttcattctcattagtgatcctactcaaaatgccacatacaaggtcgaatcttctgaatcagagaatgctgcacctttggttctagcctctaccacaaagactctaatctctccATACCTcgactgaactggtgtctcgagaagtccccaacgaagttgtggaatagccgtctaagagatgtatgactaagctagtggttcatcattgtccgatgaaagactcactctgaacccatgtagaatgagacaaccttgtgccggttcaacgcattcatgATGATGAAgaacggatatacatcttagaatagagaatcaaacatgtattgagatagaacagtagtactttattaatccataaaactcaacatAGCTCTTCCCCTCAACTTAgaaggtttaaaaactcatactgatagaaaatacaatgataaacgaAAATATGACAGGTCCTCTCTTAGTCTGTAAAAATTCTCAAAAataaatactaagctaatgactaaggattacataggaagggtaaaatagtcttttagtgctaaaatctacttttgggactcacttggtgagtgtttgggctgagcttgattgagatccatgtgctaaaaggcctctagggtgttgaacgctggctagggggtcctttatgggcgttggacgctggtctcttctcctttgggcgctggacgtcagaatagggcaggaggctgacgttgaacgccagttttgggccttcgattctgaagcaaagtaatacattgctggaaagctctggatgttagctttccatagccattgagaacgctacatttggacttctgtagctccagaaaaagctctttcgagtgtaaggaggtcagatcctgacagcatctgcagtgctttctctgcctctgaattagactttagctccaactcctcaatttcagccagaaaatacctaaaattgcataaaaacacacaaactcaaagaaaaatccaaaaatgtgaattttacacgaaaacctatgaaaacttaataaaacttaaacaaacatactaaaaactatatgaaaatgatggcaaaaagcgtataaaatattcgctcatcaatcGTCCGTTTGTTGTTAGATTTTTAATTGACATAAATATGTTAGTGTAGTTGAGGGTTTAATAAAGTGAAATATTATTAGTTAAATAAGAATTAgatttatttattagttattattagtaGTAAGGTAGTTTGTTGTTAGTGGTATAGGAATTATCTatgactaaataaataaataattatgtaaATCAATGCTCAATTGGGAATAATATGAGTAAAATATGTATAATAATAATAtcgtaattttaaaaattaaaaagcattcgaaatattattaattaaatttagcaGTTAAATTATTATTACTCAAGACTTTAGTAAATTGGATTTAGTAAAATTATCTATAATAGCTGTGTGATTTCAATTAATATGTCTTGTTTAGTTAATTGTggaaattttttaataatgataGTTAAAAGTTGTAGAATGCTTAGAGAggaggggttgaatctatggctttcttttgttttattgAATTAAGCCTTTAATGTCAAAGTTACAGCTAAAATCTGTTTGAACTGTGCAGCAAAaattttatgagacaatttcattttgtctcataaatatcaTAAAACAGAActtagagaaagagaagaaagatgacacaggcatgtatcctggttcagttgccttgtgcaatgcaacctacatccagtctcaaCCACAACAGtagtagaattttcactatagttaaaatattacatacaccaatttcttaGGATTCACTCAATCCTTTCTCTCTCAAGTTCTTACCTAACTTGACttagttatgctaatacctaactcttcattctaagtgctaacctaacttagaaaggggtacctcataggtacaagatacaagcCGTATGAAACAACCAAAAGAAATCTGAAAtgactctaggcttttctctcaagtgtttcactcaacCTTTTGtcactcattggctttttcttgaAATCTCTCTTTTAGCCTTTTgcctctcaagaaattacagaaagatatacattgaaaatgaaatacaaactgtaaaatatgaaggagattAATATATCAATAGCCTATGTTGCTATAAGTTGAATCGGATTCAACTGACTCTGATTAAGTAGTTCTTCATCTTGGCGGAATGCTTCTTTAATGTAGAAAACACTGTCCAAAATAGATGAAATCTTCATAgagaagctcttcaaaacaaGCTTAATATCTGGTTCTCTCTCCTTACCTTCAGAAAGATGaagatttttctttttgtacCTCTTTGCAAGTTGCTGTCTTGATCTCTTATGAGTCAACTCTTCGAGCTGTGTGCTTCCCAGGCTTGTCATTTCACTTTCTTCAATTAACTCCCAAATTAGGAATTTCAAAGCTGGTCATTTTGCTTGACCAAAGACCTCAGATCAACAAAGAGAAATGTTTCAATGGTAAACCTAAATCTGAACCCTTGAGCAAGTGCTTTGTCCCCAAGAAATAATTTTAGCCTTTGATTCACAGCAGTGATTATCAGAGAACACTTTTTCCATTTATCCCAAATTGGAGTTGCAGAAAATTTGGATAAGGAGtaaagaaactaaattgcatgcaaatggaaataaatcacctttacCTCTGACTTAGCTTAGCTTGCTTTGATTAGGGTGATTAGAAATTTGCTTTTGAATTttacctttctctttctttcttctctggtaAAATGAGCAAGAAGGTtgaagctctctctctctctctctctctctctctctctctctctctctctcattctgACCGAAGCAGGCAATGTGAACGTTGGCTTTGGATGGCTTCAACTTGAATGCGTAATTTGGGCTTGGATCAGCTTCTTACCATGTAGCCCGAGTGACTTCTTTGTTACTTTCCATTTGGGCTTTGTTAGATGGAGAACCCATCAACAATCTTTGTTTCAATTACTCTATCTCATTGGGCTGCTGTTATTGTAAGTTTGGCCTGCAACACTAATTGTTAATGATTTGACTAATAATTTGCTATATTTTTGTAGAGTTCACGGAATTTGACATGTGATCACCTATTGCCTCCGGATTAGTACAATGATAGGGTGGATGAGCATTTACGATTTACTGGTTTTTATCAGGTTTTTCAGATTGGAATAGTTCAATGTTAGAAAGCACCGGTAAATGCTCTAGTCGAAAGGTGGCACCCAGACACACATACCTTTCACCTTCCAGTTGGTGAATGTGCTGTGACACTGGAAGATGTGGCTATTATTCTTGGTCTTCCGACGAACAGTCTTCTAGTCACAGGAATGACTATGAGTAATTTTGAAGCCTTAGAGGCGGAGTGTTTGCACCAATTTAGGGTTGCACCGAGAAAGTCGGACTGTAGAGGAAGCTGCATAAAACTGACGTAGCTTCAGGATCTAAAAGAAcgtttacaattttttttatgatcAAAAGAATGTTTTCAGTTGATTGACGAAAACAGCATACAGAGGTACGTGAAGTGCCATATTATGTTGTTATTTGGTACGATCTTGTTTGGAGACATGTCTGGGACATCTGTGCACTGAAATTTTCTGCCTTTGCTTCATGATTTTGGCAGTATCAGATAGTATAGTTGGGGATCGGCATGCCTAACACACTTGTACAGGGTGTTATGCAAGGCATCTTGTTTTGATTGTAAGGAAATCGATGGTCCACTAACACTTCTGCTAACTTGGGTTGGATCTGTCTACCATATCTAGCGCCAGTTCCTAGGGAACCCCGTAGAGATAGATAGACGAGCTAacggaagaagaagatgaacaacaaccaaggttgcgagaaccaaaCTGGTCAATGAACTGGTGAAGTAGCTGGTTCAATGGTTCAGAGGTTCAATCGAAGTTCAAACggagttcaaccggtttaattacaTATACAATAAAAGTATTaacaatttaatatataaattaaataccTCAATCGAATTCTAATATAAACAATATTTTCCCTCAAATCCAGCAACCCATAATCAACAAAACACCATCAATAACTCAAATCCAGCAACTAGAATCAACAAAGCAGACAAATCAACAGAACCAACTCAGAATAAAAATCATAGCATAATtcagaataaaaaaatttcaacatCAATAATAAACAATGCAGTGAAGCACTACGCATAGCACCATCAACAACTgaataagaaaaatcaaaatcatagCATAACTTAGAATCAGAAAAATTCTAGCATAAACGATAACCAATATAGTAAAGCACTGCCTATAACACCATCAACAACTGGATcacaaaaatcaaaatcatagCATAACTCAGAATCAGAAAAATTCCagcataaacaataaataatgtAGTGAAGCATTGCCCAACTGAATCAGAAAAATCAACAACCAGCAACTCataaatcaaaataaacaaaattaacaaaataaccgAAGCAAGGTGACAAAGCGGCTAATACTCCGTAGCCGGGCAGAGAGAGACGTCGCCGTGAGAGGGACAGAGAGAAAGGACGTTGAGCTTCGACCCTCAGACAGAGAGAAAACTCGAAGAGAGAGACGGTCACCAACAAATCGAGCAGCGACGACGATCGAGCAGTCCTTCGCGGCGGCGATGCCAACAGCTCAGACTCAACGTCGAGGAAAAGTGACGGTAATAGGTGTTGACCTTGAAGAGAGCGACAGAGAGAGATTTCCGAAGAGATGACGACCGGCCGACGGCGACAAGAAGAGTAACGATCCGAAGAGACGATGACCGACTGACGGCGACGAGGAGAAGAATGATGAGAAGAGTGCGACGATGGGATAGTGATGGTGGTTGGGTTTAGGGTTTCTCAAAGACGGAGAGAAAGGGGAGGGAAGGGGACGGGTGGGGTGAGAAGAGTGCGACAGTGGAAGAGTAATAGCGGCTGGGTTTAGGGTTTCTCAGAGAGGGAGGGGTGGGGTGGGTTGGGTATCTGGTGGGttgggttatatatatatagccagtAACCCTGAAAAAAATCCGACCGATTTTGGCGGTTCACCAGTTAACCACCGATTCGGTCAGTTCTTAGTTTGGTTTTTTGCTGAACGGTTTTACACCCAAACTGAACCGACCAAATGACCGATTTCTGGTTAATTCGGTTGAATCGGCCGATCCGattcgattttcagaacattgacAACAACGACGAAAGGAAATCTAAGAACTCGAATACGAGGTACACATAGTACACTTATatggaatttaaaaaatatattataatcaAATCGAACCTAGCGATTACTTTTCacgaatttaaaaaaatatattataatcaATATCGGACGGTTTGATTTGATTTccgcaaaataaaaaaatatacctatatgaaaatcggacggtccgattagccaagccaaaaattaaaattttttttttcgcacAAATCAGACCGTTCGATTAGTGGGCCAAattttgttaacaaaaaaatcaaatggTCCGTTTTTTTTCaccatattttaaaaaaagatgtccTACATCCATGTCTAGCACCCTCGTTTTTTATATCTACGCACAACACATATAGTCTTGacatatctaaaaaaataaacCACACTAAGACAAGTAGATCCATCTCTGCatcataatataaaattattaaacctCATCCTAATTTTAGCTTAAATTTAAATTGAGTGTAATCTTTTAAGAGAGAGCCAAATCTACCATCTAATCCAAGTTTTTGATAGATTGAGTCGCTGCTTCAGTGATCTCATATAACTTTCCATGTGACTTCATAGAATCATAGACTTTTTGTAAAACTTACGGCCGACAGGAGATTATGTTTTTAGATTGAAAATGTTtagtaattaaagaaaaataataaaaaacaatcataatttgtcttatttaacattcattaattgttgctataattaataaatactaaataaagtaagttctagtttttttttttttcctaccATTACCGTTTTAGATTGAGTTGTAGAAACTGAAAATTTGTTTTTGGTGTAAGAAGGCCAGGTCCCAGATCCCAAAACACAagatccccatttctgatttctttttgcaaaaactaattatttttatataaaaaaaattagcaagTGAGCTCTCTCCCACGTGCCATCCTTCTTTCCTTTACGTGTTCTGAACACTTGTATAGTTGtatctcttattttcttttcatccatCTCAGCATTTCTCAGATCTCCTCCCCACAATTTCCATCTTTAACATCAGCTTACACTCATCACTCAATTAGTAAtctctctcacttctctctaaaaCAACACTCATTGTTATCAATAGATTCATTTAATTTTGCACATCTTAATTTTCTATTGTTCTCATCATGGAATTTAATTTGATAATCACGTATATGTGTCCCCATAACTATTATTCATCATAGAATCCAAGAATGATTATACGATATTTCAACTTTCACGCGTCGCATTCAATATTAGTAATTATGTCTAAATcaattcctttttcttttctcttttttagttaaattatttatttatcaataTCTGAGCTCCTTACGTAGTATTGGACCTGCATGCAGCAATAATGTCTTCAAAAGACTCAAACTTGTTGAACAACTTTAATATTCCGGATTACATTCTCGTGCCGGAATCCAAAACTCAAAGCATTGAAGTCGGTAACGATCATGATTCGGTGCCAAAGTCTCCGGTTCTTGTTTTTATTAACTCCAGGAGCGGTGGACAACTCGGAGGGGAACTCTTGAAAACATACAGAACTCTTCTTAATGAGAAACAGGTAAATTTTTTATGACTTGTGTTATTTGTAATGTCTCATTAGCTTTATATACGAGACAAAATAAGTATATAAAATATTTCACGATTGTTAGTTAAATGTTCAATTGAAGTTTGTAATCTTAAGTTTATATATATGATTTTCATTTCTCAGGTTTTTGATTTGGGGGAAAATGCTCCTGATAAGGTGCTGCATTCAATCTATGCTAAGTTGGAAAATCTCAAGGTCCAGGGTGACCAATTTGCCATGAAGATTATGGAGAGGCTGAAGTTAATTGTGAGTTTGTGATTAATAATGTTTTTTGAGTAATAATATTTGTATTCGCTCTTTTTCGCATAAAGGGAACTGACTCACCCTTCTTTTCTATTGGATGAGGTTTAGGGTCTACACCAAATAAATCAAATAGTAAAAGATTGAGggggaaaaaaggaaaaagaaaaaaaaatgaatacaGAAAATGGTTAAACTTATTTATAAAAAGGTAAATTTTATATGGATATGTTCCTTTTCGAGTTTATGATATGTGCATTGACTTTAGGTTGCAGGAGGTGATGGAACAGCAGGGTGGTTACTTGGAGTTGTTTGTGATCTCAAATTATCTCATCCACCACCAATAGCCACAGTTCCCTTGGGCACAGGGAATAATCTTCCTTTTGCATTTGGTTGGGTAGGAAAACTTTAGTAACATTTaagtgattttttatttttattttattttttctatgaAACTCTGCACTAGATTTAATGCATTATACTATAGTTTAAGCGTTAAAACATTTTATTCTGCTACTGCAGTTTCCTTATTACTTTTTGTGTTCTTTCCTGAGCAATTTTTTTTCTTGGTTTGATATATGCTATGCATTAAGTAGTTGCTAAGATTATTGTTTTCATAAAAGTTATCAAAAACTTAGAGAGGAAGAAAAAATAAATGATGAAGCTAGCACATACTTTTTTTGCTTCATTACAGGGGAAGAAGAACCCCGGGACGGATCAAAACTCAGTTGAGCAATTTTTAGATCAAGTCATGAAGGCTAAGGAAATGACAATAGACAAGTAATGAGTTTTGGAACTATATTCTACAACTTCTAAGTCAAGATCTCTATTCAATTTTTATGTTTTAAGTAAAGATCTCTATGCAATTCTTGCATATAATTCTTCTACAAAACTCTGATTGCTCATGCTTGTTGAATGTTTCCTTAAGCTGGCATATCGTCATGAGAATGAGAGCTCCTAAAGAAGGTTCCTGTGATCCAATTCCGCCGCTCGAGTTACCGCATTCTTTGCATGCATTCCAGCGTGTATCTGCGGGAGATGAACTTAATGTGGTAAGAAATAAGTCACTTTTTCTGCTACATATTACGTCTGATTCACTGTTCTGCTTTAAGAATTTAAACCAATgatattttcttaattttaatttaatttggaaTAGTTAGTTACACATAGGTTGTAATTAACTTCGTAGGGCTGGAAATTATTTAATTGGACAATCAAGGATGTGAACCTAATTACTATTACTATGCTACAAACAAGCAGAACAAATTTTGTATAGATTTTGTGCACTTTACTGCTTGGTTTTAATATCTTGTCCATGTTCtgttattgttttaattttgagTTGTCTTATTTCCTACTTAGTCATTCTTTCTAATTTCTTTTCAGGAAGGTTACCACACTTTCCGTGGAGGGTTTTGGAATTACTTTAGCATGGGTGTGTAAAAAGAAGTCACTCCTTGGTTCTTCTGTGCTTGAACTTTATGTTGCGCACCGCACAAATCCATTTTGCATTTTTTTGGAATAATTAGTTGTTCTAGTTTGAACTTATTgccaaattcaaatttaatttgtttccaATCCTTTGGTAGCATCTAGTTTATGTGCTATCAAATTATGACGATTATTTACAGGGGTAATGCTTCAAATTAGTCCCTAAGAAAATTTAGTCGAATACTTTAATTCTCAACCAATTTTATTCACCAAATTACTCACTAACCTTTTATTTTGACAGACAAATCAATTCTCGTGTCAAATTTTGGTAAAAAGTTGGATAAATCAATctctattattatttaataaagacATGATAGTTCTTAAACAAGTTTTAAATTCTTAAATCAATCCTTTCATATAGATGGACATTCTGATGCAGGGACTGGTCTGTCTAATGAAATAAAAGTTTGAAGACTAATTTGATGATTAAAATTTGTTGAGGTCTAACATGTTTACTATACATCTCTTAGAGATTGATATGAGGTATTACTTTTAGTGTCTTAGATGAGCTGAAAGTTGTGACATATGTAACATGATGGAAACAACTTACTTTTGTTCTGTTTTGATTCAATAATCTAAAATAACTGGACTATTGAAATAGGCATGGATGCTCAAGTGTCCTATGCATTTCATTCTGAACGAAAGATGAATCCTGAAAAATTCAAGAACCAGTTGGTTAATCAGGTATGTTATTGTTCCTTCAGCAACTATAAACAATCTGCAGTTggttgttttaatttaatttggacCAGAGAGAATGTTCTCatcccattttttctttttccctccAAAAAATCTGATAtagttgttttgattttgatCTACATGTTAGAGTACTTATGCTAAGCTTGGATGCTCACAAGGATGGTTTTTTGCTTCCTTATTCCATCCTGCTGACAGGTCAGTTCattaaaattggaaaaaaaaaggaCTTTTCTTTTATGTAAATTTCGCGAATGTCTATTGTAAATTTATGTAAATTCATGAAAACTTAACAACTGTAACATGATAGATTGATAGTTAACTTGGCTCTCCTTACAATTGGTGCTGTAGCTGTAGGATAGGCCTTTAACTAACTAGTAGGCAATCTtgatttggttttaaattttatGATTGCGGCTTGCTGTTCTTTGGTTTGAAATTAATATGATTTGATTTTCAATGCAGGAACATAGCGCAACTTGCGAAAGTAAAAATTATCCGAAGGCGTGGTAAATGGGAAGACCTACCTATACCTCCCTAGTAAGTCATTTTCTATACTAGATGATCAAGTGCAAATTTTAACTTTGCCAAATATCAAATTTAGTATACACAATATATCTGCTTANNNNNNNNNNNNNNNNNNNNNNNNNNNNNNNNNNNNNNNNNNNNNNNNNNNNNNNNNNNNNNNNNNNNNNNNNNNNNNNNNTTGCCCAGTTTTTCTGGTGGATTGAATCCATGGGGTACACCGAATCAGAAAAAGCTTGAACAGGTAAATTTCATATGTTAGTGAAATATTTTTCTCTGGTCAAATTTTAAGGTACTGGTTTACTAGCATATATTATTCCTCTATATTCTTCTGTCATTGTTACTTGTTATGTAATTTTGGATCAATGTTACTCTCATATTACAAGTATTCAAATACATTAATCTAAGATtacattaatttatttagttaagTTCTCTTTCTCCCGTAAATTCTTAATCTCATTTTGTTGTTTGGAATACAGAGAGATTTGACACCACCATTTGTGGATGATGGCCTTTTAGAGGTTGTTGGTTTTAGAGATGCATGGCATGGCCTTGTTTTGCTTGCTCCAAAAGGACATGGAACTCGTCTTGCTCAGGTATGTGTGTGATATTTGATATCCAcaccttttgttttattttattttttttgtgattttttattagtttaattattttgttagtccctataatttcaccaaatttgcaattaggttcttatacttttttttttctttcaattaaaTCTCTccactacttttaattttgtaattaggtgATTTCTGTGTCAAAAAgttaaaattaataaaacattcctctcaatttttttgtcAAAGATTTAATTAGGGTCTTAAGTGTGAGTACCTTTAATTTACGGAGAAATATTGCATTAACTTTAACATTTTTTCACTGGTAGtgacctaattacaaaattaaaagcaatgtaaagacctaattgaaaagaaaaaaaaaacgaaacatAATTGCAAATTTAATAAAACTAGAAAGACAGAATAATTAAGCTTTTTTATTCTTTGATGCTGCCTTTTCCTTGCATTGTAGTTGAATATAGTATAGGGAAGAGTTTCAAGTATA contains the following coding sequences:
- the LOC107634255 gene encoding diacylglycerol kinase 5-like; protein product: MSSKDSNLLNNFNIPDYILVPESKTQSIEVGNDHDSVPKSPVLVFINSRSGGQLGGELLKTYRTLLNEKQVFDLGENAPDKVLHSIYAKLENLKVQGDQFAMKIMERLKLIVAGGDGTAGWLLGVVCDLKLSHPPPIATVPLGTGNNLPFAFGWGKKNPGTDQNSVEQFLDQVMKAKEMTIDNWHIVMRMRAPKEGSCDPIPPLELPHSLHAFQRVSAGDELNVEGYHTFRGGFWNYFSMGMDAQVSYAFHSERKMNPEKFKNQLVNQSTYAKLGCSQGWFFASLFHPADRNIAQLAKVKIIRRRGKWEDLPIPXXXXXXXXXXLPSFSGGLNPWGTPNQKKLEQRDLTPPFVDDGLLEVVGFRDAWHGLVLLAPKGHGTRLAQAHRIRFEFHKGTADHTFMRIDGEPWKQPLPVDDDTVVVEISHHGQVNMLATETCKSKSVNDPLSPRHTDDAEEDDSDEDEHSTGEEFRKFGAADTFRIPDDVDISHLS